The following proteins are co-located in the Acinetobacter shaoyimingii genome:
- a CDS encoding superoxide dismutase, with protein MTTITLPALPYGYEDLAPHISKETLEYHHDKHHNTYVVNLNNLIKGTDLEGKTLEEIIKATAGDASKAGIFNNAAQVWNHTFYWNCLAKNGGGKATGALAAKIDEAFGSYEKFAEEFAAAATTQFGSGWAWLVADKVNGNLSITKTANADTPLAHGQVAVLTIDVWEHAYYIDYRNARPKYISTFLESLVNWDYANAKYAGQEAGVEK; from the coding sequence ATGACAACCATTACTTTACCGGCTCTACCATACGGTTACGAAGATCTTGCTCCCCACATCAGCAAAGAAACTCTTGAATACCACCATGACAAACATCACAACACTTACGTTGTTAACTTAAACAACTTAATCAAAGGCACTGACCTTGAAGGTAAAACTTTAGAAGAAATCATCAAAGCTACTGCTGGTGATGCATCTAAGGCAGGTATCTTCAACAATGCTGCTCAAGTTTGGAACCACACGTTCTACTGGAACTGTTTAGCTAAAAACGGTGGCGGTAAAGCAACTGGCGCTTTGGCAGCTAAAATTGATGAAGCTTTCGGTTCTTACGAAAAATTCGCTGAAGAATTTGCTGCTGCAGCGACAACTCAATTCGGTTCAGGTTGGGCTTGGTTAGTTGCTGACAAAGTAAACGGCAACTTATCAATTACTAAAACTGCAAATGCAGATACTCCACTTGCTCATGGTCAAGTGGCTGTATTAACAATTGATGTATGGGAACATGCTTACTACATCGATTACCGCAACGCTCGTCCTAAATACATCTCTACTTTCTTAGAAAGCTTAGTGAACTGGGACTATGCAAATGCTAAATATGCTGGTCAAGAAGCTGGCGTAGAAAAATAA
- a CDS encoding S1C family serine protease, whose protein sequence is MRRSFTWLPWVLLIIVIVSFVAWQKLHVPKATISSDGVKMPAEKVEPLVNTSRSGGVVSYSAAVKVAAPAVVNIFTTQKVKQNHPLLNDPVFREFFGNNLPDQRQSENENSLGSGVIVRPDGYILTNNHVIAQAEQIVVGLYDGRRAVAKVVGTDPDSDLAVIKIDLDKLPVLPFKLSGNEVGDVVLAIGNPFGVGQTVTQGIISATGRSDLGINTYEDFIQTDAAINPGNSGGALIDVAGNLIGVNTAIFSQSGGNLGIGFAIPAKICQQIMNSILKDGRVIRGWLGISLVPPKQEDVLKPREAGVVVADVLRDGPAAQAGIKVGDKIIKVNEEEITSASHLINYVALQQPNNTIRIEVIRNEKPVTIDVVVGERKLQPSNDSQYIPLPKR, encoded by the coding sequence GTGCGCCGTTCCTTTACTTGGTTACCTTGGGTCTTACTGATCATTGTGATTGTTAGTTTTGTTGCATGGCAGAAGTTGCATGTGCCAAAAGCAACAATTTCTTCAGATGGCGTTAAAATGCCAGCAGAAAAGGTAGAACCATTGGTGAATACTTCACGATCAGGTGGAGTTGTGTCCTATAGTGCTGCAGTGAAAGTTGCTGCGCCTGCCGTCGTCAATATTTTTACTACACAGAAAGTTAAGCAAAATCATCCTTTGCTTAATGACCCTGTGTTTAGAGAGTTTTTTGGCAATAATCTTCCTGACCAAAGACAATCTGAAAATGAAAATAGTTTAGGTTCTGGGGTGATTGTTCGACCTGATGGCTATATCTTGACTAATAATCATGTGATTGCTCAAGCTGAACAAATTGTTGTTGGTTTATATGATGGTCGTCGCGCCGTTGCTAAGGTTGTAGGTACAGATCCAGATAGTGATTTGGCTGTGATCAAAATTGATCTAGATAAATTACCTGTTTTACCCTTTAAATTGAGCGGCAACGAAGTCGGTGATGTTGTTCTTGCCATTGGTAATCCATTTGGTGTGGGTCAAACCGTGACGCAAGGTATTATTTCGGCAACTGGACGATCTGATTTAGGTATCAATACCTATGAAGATTTTATTCAAACAGATGCTGCTATTAATCCTGGTAATTCAGGTGGTGCGCTGATTGATGTTGCAGGGAATTTGATTGGGGTAAATACCGCTATTTTCTCTCAATCTGGGGGTAACCTCGGAATTGGTTTTGCTATTCCAGCAAAAATTTGCCAGCAAATTATGAACTCTATTTTAAAAGATGGACGCGTGATTCGTGGCTGGCTGGGGATTAGTTTGGTACCACCAAAACAAGAAGATGTCCTTAAACCACGTGAAGCAGGGGTTGTGGTCGCTGATGTTTTACGTGATGGTCCCGCAGCGCAAGCAGGAATTAAAGTGGGTGATAAAATCATTAAAGTGAATGAAGAGGAAATCACTTCTGCGTCACACTTAATTAATTATGTCGCATTACAACAGCCGAATAATACGATTCGTATTGAAGTCATCCGTAATGAAAAACCTGTCACTATAGATGTGGTGGTTGGCGAACGTAAGCTTCAACCAAGTAATGACTCACAATATATTCCGCTACCAAAACGATAA
- a CDS encoding GTP-binding protein, whose protein sequence is MILQKYKIVFGGTMGAGKTEAIKSLSEVSVLSTEAMNTDEESHTKALTTVGIDYGEIRLDDGVVVGLYGTPGQDRFDFIWTVICKGALGGVILIDHSKKTALEDLQFYIDSFKDNLNNMIIGITHLDQDAKHLLKKYRDWAKLNSYSMPIFAVDARNKNEILMLVEALIARAEIENI, encoded by the coding sequence GTGATTTTACAAAAATATAAAATCGTCTTTGGCGGTACCATGGGGGCAGGGAAAACAGAAGCGATTAAATCATTGTCTGAAGTCTCTGTATTGTCTACAGAAGCGATGAATACGGATGAAGAATCACATACCAAAGCACTCACCACAGTGGGGATTGATTATGGTGAAATTCGTCTAGATGATGGTGTGGTTGTTGGGTTGTATGGGACACCTGGTCAGGATCGTTTCGATTTTATTTGGACCGTGATTTGTAAAGGTGCGCTGGGTGGCGTGATTCTGATCGATCATTCGAAGAAAACAGCTTTAGAAGATTTACAGTTCTATATCGATTCATTTAAAGATAATTTAAATAACATGATTATCGGCATCACGCATTTAGACCAAGATGCAAAACATTTACTCAAGAAATATCGTGATTGGGCAAAATTGAACAGTTATAGCATGCCAATTTTTGCAGTTGATGCACGCAATAAAAATGAAATATTAATGCTTGTAGAAGCGCTTATTGCACGTGCTGAAATCGAAAATATATAA
- a CDS encoding Nif3-like dinuclear metal center hexameric protein, giving the protein MADLFDIIQWCDQTLKSHEFKDYAPNGLQIEGKQQVNKILCAVSASQSAIEAAVEYGADMLLVHHGYFWKGEPYPITGMRGKRIKTLIQQDISLVGYHLPLDSHPTLGNNAAIADLLELEQIEQLDPSERNPIGNIGYLKQAMTPDAFKAFVSEQLGFNAIHLAADKTRIQKVGFCTGGAQDYITKAAEQDCDAYISGEVSERTFYQAQELNVHYYACGHHATEKYGVQRLAKAISEQFNIEYSYFELNNPI; this is encoded by the coding sequence ATGGCAGATTTATTCGATATCATTCAATGGTGTGACCAAACGCTTAAATCTCATGAATTCAAAGATTATGCACCAAATGGTTTGCAAATTGAAGGAAAACAACAAGTTAATAAGATATTGTGTGCCGTATCAGCCTCGCAAAGTGCCATTGAAGCTGCGGTTGAATATGGCGCAGATATGCTGTTAGTTCATCATGGATATTTTTGGAAAGGTGAACCCTACCCAATTACGGGTATGCGAGGCAAACGAATCAAGACACTTATTCAACAAGATATTTCACTTGTTGGGTATCATCTGCCCTTAGACAGTCATCCAACTTTAGGTAACAATGCGGCAATTGCTGATTTACTAGAACTTGAACAGATTGAACAACTCGATCCGTCAGAACGTAATCCGATTGGTAACATTGGCTATTTAAAACAAGCCATGACGCCAGATGCATTTAAAGCGTTTGTTTCTGAGCAACTTGGATTTAATGCTATTCACTTAGCTGCAGATAAAACTCGCATTCAAAAAGTAGGTTTCTGTACAGGTGGCGCTCAAGATTACATCACTAAAGCTGCTGAACAGGATTGTGATGCGTATATCTCTGGTGAAGTGAGTGAACGTACTTTTTATCAAGCTCAAGAATTGAATGTGCATTATTATGCTTGTGGGCATCATGCGACTGAAAAATATGGTGTTCAACGATTAGCCAAAGCTATTTCAGAACAGTTCAATATTGAGTATAGTTATTTCGAATTAAATAACCCGATTTAA
- the ubiA gene encoding 4-hydroxybenzoate octaprenyltransferase → MATVQHITWRERLEAYYYLCRFDKPIGTELVFWPTMWALWIASQGVPRVEILIPMILGVIFMRAAGCAINDFADRKVDAHVERTKTRPLATGIIRGREAVFVFLFLVAASACLLFFLPIETFYWSFGALFLAFIYPFMKRYTHLPQVFLGAAFSWCIPMAYTAVGQTPDLTCWLLYFGNLAWTVAYDTQYAITDREYDLKIGVKSTAILFGRYDIEIISLLQLSSILLIGCAFYLEDILIPFGLIALAVVAVDFIYQWSKTSDRDPQRCFWAFRHNRWVGVIIFIGILLAYW, encoded by the coding sequence ATGGCTACTGTGCAGCATATAACTTGGCGTGAGCGCTTAGAAGCGTATTACTACTTGTGTCGATTTGATAAACCTATTGGTACAGAATTGGTGTTTTGGCCAACGATGTGGGCGCTCTGGATTGCCAGTCAAGGTGTGCCCCGTGTGGAAATATTAATACCTATGATTTTAGGTGTGATTTTTATGCGTGCGGCAGGCTGTGCCATTAATGATTTCGCCGATCGTAAAGTCGATGCACATGTTGAGCGGACTAAGACACGTCCATTGGCAACGGGCATAATCCGTGGCAGAGAGGCAGTTTTTGTCTTCTTATTCTTAGTGGCAGCCAGTGCGTGTTTGCTGTTTTTCTTACCCATTGAAACATTTTATTGGTCATTTGGTGCTTTATTCTTAGCATTCATTTATCCATTTATGAAGCGCTATACCCATTTGCCACAAGTTTTTCTAGGTGCTGCTTTTTCATGGTGTATTCCTATGGCATATACCGCTGTTGGACAAACACCAGATTTAACTTGTTGGCTGCTTTATTTTGGAAATTTAGCTTGGACTGTGGCTTATGATACGCAATATGCCATTACAGATCGTGAATATGATTTAAAAATTGGGGTAAAGTCGACCGCCATTTTGTTTGGTCGCTATGATATTGAAATCATCTCTTTACTTCAACTCAGTAGCATTCTTTTGATTGGTTGCGCATTTTATCTCGAAGATATTTTAATACCTTTTGGTTTGATTGCTTTAGCTGTAGTTGCAGTTGATTTTATCTATCAATGGAGCAAAACAAGTGATCGTGACCCTCAGCGTTGTTTCTGGGCATTTCGTCATAATCGTTGGGTGGGTGTAATTATTTTTATTGGGATTTTATTGGCCTATTGGTAA
- a CDS encoding TauD/TfdA family dioxygenase, with translation MNISIQSRTSKAWKNTLLSLTPHQNSFNDDLIQESANIAHHYLNIDESHKDELKNGKGFIEFSNIPIDDQIGNPPCNATRPYNKGYISELALIGVTKACGLTPFSYLEEKNGALVHEITPSENKLAKSVSSEGTVEFDFHTDGAYLSRSIRPHSLSLLCLMDQKQTGTNLISLNDLIAELSNQHKEILFQSRFVHIAPETFKVKHRYMTNSVLDLVDGHYEIKAALHSITALDEEAENALTELKKLSKKIHSTKNWKSGDLLIFNNLRCMHGRGEIVGKRWLQRCYGTYTFDQSTIVKLNP, from the coding sequence ATGAATATCAGCATACAATCTCGTACTTCAAAAGCATGGAAAAACACTTTACTCAGCCTAACCCCCCATCAGAATTCATTTAATGATGATTTGATTCAAGAAAGTGCCAATATCGCCCATCACTATTTAAATATTGATGAATCACATAAAGATGAGCTTAAAAATGGGAAAGGCTTTATCGAATTTTCCAACATTCCCATTGATGATCAAATCGGAAATCCGCCGTGTAATGCGACGAGACCTTATAACAAAGGCTATATATCGGAACTCGCATTGATTGGTGTGACCAAAGCTTGTGGTTTAACCCCCTTCTCCTATCTCGAAGAGAAAAATGGGGCTTTGGTTCATGAAATCACACCCTCTGAGAATAAGCTTGCCAAAAGTGTATCCAGTGAAGGTACTGTAGAATTCGACTTCCATACAGATGGTGCTTATTTGTCCCGCTCTATAAGACCGCACTCATTGTCTTTGTTGTGTTTAATGGATCAAAAACAAACAGGAACCAACCTGATTTCACTCAATGATTTAATTGCAGAACTCTCAAACCAACATAAGGAAATCTTATTTCAATCTCGCTTTGTCCATATAGCGCCAGAAACATTTAAAGTTAAACATCGATATATGACCAATTCTGTGCTGGATTTGGTCGATGGACATTATGAAATTAAAGCGGCTTTACATAGTATTACTGCTTTGGATGAAGAAGCAGAAAATGCGTTAACAGAACTGAAAAAACTGAGTAAAAAAATCCACTCAACCAAGAATTGGAAATCTGGTGATCTGCTGATTTTTAATAATTTAAGATGCATGCATGGACGTGGTGAAATTGTAGGCAAACGTTGGTTACAAAGATGTTATGGCACATATACCTTTGATCAATCAACAATAGTAAAACTCAACCCCTAA
- a CDS encoding chorismate--pyruvate lyase family protein, protein MQKKPLNKQEISPELKTWLYASGSLTQQLTDLAGGQFKVQLIREKFQRLNLIDAVWMKAPHHHTSWVRESYLYGSGAEPWVKAKSIFPIQSLYKRARIFKHIGRKPIGWFLFQRTTPDCERRVLLLDDGWTRQSCYTWHGCKFIVQETFLPAFERYLQDH, encoded by the coding sequence ATGCAAAAAAAACCATTGAATAAGCAGGAGATATCCCCTGAGCTTAAAACATGGTTATATGCATCTGGATCACTCACCCAGCAACTTACTGATTTGGCGGGTGGTCAATTCAAGGTTCAACTTATCCGTGAAAAATTTCAACGTCTAAACTTGATCGATGCAGTTTGGATGAAAGCACCGCATCACCATACGTCATGGGTTCGTGAAAGCTATTTGTATGGAAGTGGTGCAGAGCCTTGGGTAAAAGCAAAAAGTATATTTCCAATCCAAAGCTTGTATAAACGCGCACGTATTTTTAAACATATTGGTCGAAAACCGATTGGTTGGTTTTTATTTCAACGGACTACGCCAGATTGTGAGCGACGTGTGCTGCTGTTAGACGATGGTTGGACACGTCAGAGCTGTTATACTTGGCATGGATGCAAATTTATCGTTCAAGAGACTTTTCTTCCTGCTTTTGAACGCTATCTTCAAGATCATTGA
- the glnA gene encoding type I glutamate--ammonia ligase: MSMANKVLQLIQESGAKWVDFRFTDTKGKEQHVTYPADTIDEDTFEDGKMFDGSSISGWKGIEASDMILRPDAETGFIDPFFAEPTVVVTCDVIEPSTGQGYDRDPRSIARRAEEYLKSTGIGDTAFFGPEPEFFVFDEVKWEIDMSGARHTLIAEEAAWSTGKDYESGNSGHRPRVKGGYFPVPPVDSSHDMRADMCAKIEEIMGPGRVEVHHHEVASCQLEIGVSFNTMVRKADEVQQFKYAVWNVAHQYAKTATFMPKPMVGDNGSGMHVHMSISKDGKNLFAGDEYAGLSETALYFIGGVIKHARSLNAITNPSTNSYKRLVPHFEAPIMLAYSARNRSASIRIPYVSSPKGKRIEARFPDPMMNPYLGFAALLMAGIDGIQNKLHPGEAADKNLYDLPPEEEAKIPTVAHSLDMALEALQADHDYLLKGGVFTKEMLDAYIELKTEEVRRLNTTTHPVEFDMYYSL, from the coding sequence ATGAGCATGGCGAACAAGGTCCTTCAACTCATACAAGAAAGTGGCGCAAAATGGGTCGATTTTCGCTTTACTGATACCAAAGGTAAGGAACAACACGTAACTTATCCTGCTGACACAATCGATGAAGATACTTTTGAAGACGGTAAAATGTTTGATGGTTCATCAATTTCAGGTTGGAAGGGAATTGAAGCGTCTGACATGATTTTACGCCCAGATGCAGAAACAGGTTTTATCGACCCGTTCTTCGCTGAGCCGACTGTAGTTGTGACTTGTGACGTAATCGAACCTTCAACAGGTCAAGGCTACGACCGTGACCCACGTTCGATCGCTCGCCGTGCTGAAGAATACTTAAAATCAACAGGCATCGGTGATACAGCATTCTTTGGTCCAGAACCTGAATTCTTTGTATTTGACGAAGTGAAATGGGAAATTGACATGTCTGGCGCTCGCCATACATTGATTGCTGAAGAAGCAGCTTGGTCAACAGGTAAAGACTACGAGTCTGGTAACTCAGGTCACCGTCCACGTGTGAAAGGTGGTTACTTCCCAGTTCCTCCAGTAGATTCTTCACATGATATGCGTGCAGATATGTGTGCAAAAATTGAAGAAATCATGGGGCCAGGTCGTGTAGAAGTACATCACCACGAAGTAGCATCTTGCCAATTAGAAATTGGTGTGAGCTTCAACACAATGGTTCGTAAAGCTGACGAAGTACAACAGTTCAAATATGCTGTTTGGAACGTAGCACACCAATATGCAAAAACTGCGACTTTCATGCCTAAGCCAATGGTTGGTGATAACGGTTCAGGTATGCATGTTCACATGTCAATCTCTAAAGATGGCAAGAACTTGTTCGCTGGTGACGAATATGCAGGTCTTTCTGAAACTGCACTTTACTTCATTGGTGGTGTGATCAAACACGCGCGTTCATTGAATGCAATCACGAACCCTTCTACAAACTCGTACAAGCGTTTAGTGCCACATTTCGAAGCGCCAATTATGCTTGCTTACTCAGCACGTAACCGTTCTGCTTCTATCCGTATTCCATACGTTTCAAGCCCTAAAGGTAAACGTATTGAAGCACGTTTCCCAGATCCAATGATGAACCCGTACTTAGGTTTCGCAGCATTGTTGATGGCGGGTATCGACGGTATTCAAAATAAATTGCACCCAGGTGAAGCTGCTGACAAAAACTTGTACGATCTTCCTCCTGAAGAAGAAGCAAAAATCCCTACAGTGGCACATAGCCTAGATATGGCGCTCGAAGCTCTTCAAGCGGATCACGATTACCTTCTTAAAGGTGGCGTATTCACTAAAGAAATGCTTGATGCTTATATCGAGCTTAAAACTGAAGAAGTTCGTCGTCTTAACACGACTACTCACCCAGTTGAATTTGATATGTACTACAGCTTGTAA
- a CDS encoding DUF2726 domain-containing protein: MVHASQFTFFIIGCAFSIALFITIISEKVKSKSTAETTTNKREYYSKPVITRFETKMFQRLKQAFPDHHILVQVAFSSLITSDYMPTRNKFNRKVTDFVILNHHLDVICIIELDDPSHTGKEDEDAKRDAMLNEAGYRVVRYDHIPTVKHLQKEVIGK, from the coding sequence GTGGTTCATGCAAGTCAATTTACATTTTTCATTATTGGATGTGCATTTAGTATCGCACTCTTCATCACCATTATCTCTGAAAAAGTAAAAAGCAAATCTACTGCTGAAACAACCACCAATAAAAGAGAATATTACTCAAAGCCAGTCATTACTCGCTTTGAAACAAAGATGTTTCAGCGTTTAAAGCAAGCCTTTCCTGATCATCATATTTTGGTGCAAGTGGCTTTTAGTTCTTTAATTACCAGTGATTACATGCCCACACGTAATAAGTTCAATCGCAAGGTTACAGATTTCGTGATTTTGAATCATCATTTGGATGTGATTTGTATTATCGAGTTAGATGATCCCAGTCATACAGGTAAAGAAGATGAAGATGCCAAGCGAGATGCCATGCTCAATGAAGCAGGATATCGCGTCGTCAGATATGACCATATCCCAACGGTTAAGCATCTTCAAAAAGAAGTGATTGGTAAATGA
- a CDS encoding AEC family transporter encodes MMIELFIRVLLLLSLTAIGWLLGKNLKLDAKGISALLIYVISPFVIFYAIVQSPANWTYLKYSFVAFVMASTMAMFAMLFAKRIWHDGRINLFGFAGGTGNTGYFALPLVLAIFNENQIAIAIFIIIGITLYEFTIGYFMTAIGAMNMKESLIKVLKLPLIYAATLGIIFKFYQIPIDDIAASFLANFKGAYSVLGMMCIGITIAQFSKLAVDWTFAILSSFWKQAVYPCIALLIFAWLWPVNKETLQVIALMAATPMAANVVIISTNLDLHPEKAASAVMLSTLLALLSIPVALYVSLTLL; translated from the coding sequence ATGATGATCGAACTGTTTATTCGAGTACTGCTTTTATTGTCTTTAACTGCAATAGGTTGGTTACTTGGAAAAAATCTCAAATTGGATGCAAAGGGGATTTCAGCGCTACTCATTTACGTGATTTCGCCCTTTGTCATTTTTTATGCCATTGTTCAGTCACCTGCCAATTGGACTTATTTAAAATATTCATTTGTCGCATTTGTCATGGCATCTACAATGGCAATGTTTGCAATGCTTTTCGCAAAACGAATCTGGCATGATGGTCGCATCAATCTCTTTGGATTTGCTGGTGGTACAGGCAATACGGGTTATTTTGCATTACCTCTAGTCCTCGCAATATTTAATGAAAATCAAATCGCCATCGCAATTTTTATTATTATTGGCATCACTTTATACGAATTCACCATCGGTTATTTTATGACAGCCATTGGTGCAATGAATATGAAAGAAAGCTTGATTAAAGTACTCAAACTTCCACTTATTTATGCCGCCACTTTAGGCATCATCTTCAAATTTTATCAAATCCCAATTGATGATATTGCTGCTTCATTTCTAGCAAATTTTAAAGGTGCCTATAGTGTATTAGGTATGATGTGTATTGGAATCACCATTGCACAATTTTCAAAACTCGCAGTGGATTGGACATTTGCTATTTTAAGCAGCTTTTGGAAGCAAGCCGTTTATCCCTGCATTGCCCTATTAATATTTGCATGGCTATGGCCAGTAAATAAAGAAACTTTACAAGTGATTGCACTGATGGCCGCTACCCCAATGGCTGCCAATGTAGTCATTATTTCCACCAATCTAGATTTACATCCAGAAAAAGCAGCAAGTGCCGTCATGTTAAGTACATTATTGGCTTTATTGTCCATACCTGTTGCCTTGTATGTCAGCCTTACACTTCTATAA
- a CDS encoding aspartate/glutamate racemase family protein — protein sequence MKTIGLIGGMSWESSDLYYQGLNQAVKQRLGGLSSSKVILYNVDFKEIEQLQRSNEWGAAGHMLADIALKLQNAGADCIALGANTMHKVADEIQRNIRVPFLHIADSTIQAIQAAQFKKVGLLGTMYTMEQDFYRNRYQQQGIDILIPNESDRKVVHDVIYKELTVGTFSSDSKKKFIEIIKQLHRDGAEGIILGCTEIGLLVQQDDINVPLFDTTQLHIAQLVDFQLA from the coding sequence ATGAAAACCATAGGACTAATTGGTGGTATGAGCTGGGAATCTTCAGATCTTTATTATCAAGGGCTTAATCAGGCAGTTAAGCAAAGATTAGGTGGTCTAAGTTCGTCAAAAGTCATTTTATACAATGTTGATTTTAAAGAAATAGAACAATTACAACGCTCAAACGAGTGGGGTGCTGCTGGACACATGCTGGCTGATATTGCGTTAAAACTACAAAATGCAGGTGCAGATTGTATAGCCTTAGGTGCTAATACCATGCATAAGGTTGCAGATGAAATTCAAAGGAATATTCGTGTTCCTTTTCTGCATATTGCTGACTCGACCATACAGGCAATTCAGGCTGCTCAATTCAAGAAAGTTGGATTGTTGGGCACGATGTATACCATGGAGCAAGATTTTTATCGCAATCGTTATCAACAGCAGGGTATTGATATATTGATCCCCAATGAGTCAGATCGCAAAGTGGTTCATGACGTGATTTATAAAGAATTAACAGTCGGAACATTCAGTTCAGATTCAAAGAAAAAATTTATTGAGATCATCAAGCAATTGCATCGGGATGGTGCTGAAGGGATTATTTTAGGATGTACAGAAATTGGTTTATTGGTGCAGCAAGATGATATCAATGTCCCCTTATTTGATACGACACAATTACATATTGCACAGTTGGTTGATTTTCAATTGGCATAA
- the rodA gene encoding rod shape-determining protein RodA produces the protein MNEYPQSKFLRRSIQDGLHLKYRPSFWTKIHLDPWLLGLLFINVAVGLMVLYSASAQDLNMVIKQGTSFMLGTIIMVICAQIPPKVYQAASPYFYYLGLAMLILVIFIGDTRLGAKRWLTLPGIGSMQPSELMKFATPLMVTWYITRNPLPPKFKHIVIAGILMVLPMILIALQPDLGAGILIMISGVFVLFLSGISWRIIAGSIGFVLALLPILWMFVLQAYQKKRILTLFDPESDALGAGWNITQSKIAIGSGGFFGKGYLNGTQSHHGFLPEHHTDFIMSTFSEEFGLFGVFLLFVLYGAIIIRSLSIAMMSFHNYGRILVGTLALSFFFYVAVNSGMVSGIFPVTGDPLPFLSYGGTAVITLMAGFGIMMSVHTHR, from the coding sequence ATGAATGAATACCCGCAAAGCAAATTTTTAAGGCGATCAATTCAAGATGGATTGCACTTAAAGTATCGTCCATCATTTTGGACAAAAATCCATTTAGATCCATGGCTTCTTGGCTTATTGTTTATCAATGTGGCAGTGGGGTTGATGGTGCTATACAGTGCTTCTGCGCAAGATCTCAATATGGTGATCAAACAAGGCACTAGTTTTATGTTGGGTACGATCATAATGGTGATCTGCGCGCAAATTCCCCCTAAGGTTTATCAAGCTGCGAGTCCCTATTTTTATTATTTAGGATTGGCAATGCTGATTCTGGTCATTTTTATTGGAGATACCCGTCTTGGGGCTAAACGCTGGCTGACTTTGCCAGGAATAGGAAGTATGCAACCCAGTGAGCTTATGAAGTTTGCAACGCCGCTTATGGTCACTTGGTATATCACACGTAATCCATTACCGCCTAAATTTAAGCATATTGTTATTGCTGGCATTTTGATGGTACTGCCCATGATTTTGATTGCCTTACAGCCTGACTTAGGGGCAGGAATCTTAATTATGATTAGTGGTGTATTTGTGCTTTTTCTCAGCGGGATTTCATGGCGCATTATCGCAGGTTCAATTGGCTTTGTTTTAGCGTTATTACCCATCTTGTGGATGTTTGTCCTTCAAGCTTACCAGAAGAAGCGAATACTCACTTTGTTTGATCCAGAATCCGATGCCTTGGGGGCTGGATGGAATATTACTCAATCTAAAATTGCCATTGGTTCAGGTGGTTTTTTTGGAAAGGGCTATTTAAATGGTACCCAGTCACATCATGGTTTTTTACCTGAACACCATACAGATTTCATTATGTCGACCTTTTCTGAAGAGTTTGGTTTGTTTGGTGTATTCCTGTTGTTTGTGTTGTATGGTGCCATTATTATTCGCTCGCTGAGTATAGCCATGATGTCGTTTCATAACTATGGTCGCATTTTGGTGGGGACGTTGGCGTTATCTTTCTTTTTCTATGTAGCTGTTAACTCAGGTATGGTCAGTGGAATTTTTCCTGTAACAGGGGATCCGTTACCCTTCTTAAGTTATGGTGGTACAGCAGTGATTACCTTAATGGCTGGCTTTGGCATTATGATGTCTGTACATACCCATCGATAA